Genomic DNA from Telopea speciosissima isolate NSW1024214 ecotype Mountain lineage chromosome 2, Tspe_v1, whole genome shotgun sequence:
ATAAGCCTAgcctgaaaagcccagccttgggaactcagcccaacaTCGATTTGCAGCCTTTGGGCGATGTCAGAGCCAACtcccagtgaagggaaattggttggattgatggacagacctggggaatctcacccactgacccctggacactgtgggaaggttggaaaattaccaaaaagcccttccccacatctgtccttttatggaaatgttttggaaccttagtgggccccgcaggtaaaggaagccccactgtgcttggtcctacagcacagacaagttgtggacagcactgtaaacatattctgacctagggtcagatACTACCattaaaatgaccattttaccctttgagccactggcactggttgatgcaccgagacatgacctaaggtccagtgcaaggcccagtgattccaagtgtaaccaactaaaccccgggtcaacccagtaagtttagggtaaccctaggacttctagtgATAGACTGATAACGtaacataacaacttttgatttacatctaggacctgattccatgctcgaggtcaacgaccagacaactgctggaactgagattgtgattgaatacctagagccaagtgcaggtgagtgaataattctatcatatgtgtaaatgttaTTATGATCCAATGctggctaataagaattgaatataattgctgtgttatttacttctgttcaattactcaaatcactacataatgactgtctattgatcaacaatgtgaattcttctatgatgattgtgaatgttagattagatgccgtggtcggcttggaaatgaggccatggtagcccgtagtatgggatgcggttgacaccacctgactcatacgatgccatatagacatggggctagagtttcatcacccgtgctaggcacccttgccaacaggggttaaggtgttcgatgcctgtgggggcgaccatcagaaaaagagaaaagagaaaaagaaatgaatagaacaccggaatggtgcatgaatgtatagaacaccagaatggtacacatgggctttaagccagaaaagaaaagaaaagaaagacatggattgtcccacgggttaatcacagagggctggtcgggctgaccttggtgaacgaatgcgggagctgactcgtcctctctgacaactcaatgggtgtatcgcgggaaggggttagaagcccgcaccagggatacatttattggggattgtagtagcatagacccgacttagttgtattgttaggtggctaataattaaattggacttgcatatcatgtaggaccatatgaattgtgaattgtgattccatgtgcatgcatgattgatgttattttctcacgagctcagtggggctcacactctgttatgcaatgtttttcttagatgattttgcaggtggatgccactgtggcatggcgggtcattttgaggaggagacttttggttgttacgatgatattggtgtggaccccgacggaggtcataccgatcctgcgtacattttcgatggttgttgatgaagaccattgaagtgtgtttgtgacagctttttgactttgggactccttttgggttatttagagttatccccattctgacttggttgttgtagtttttctttttcctttttggggttgagtatgctcgccctgtacatgtctttgtatgtagtactgtacttatcagctttgcttccttgttttctttgtgtgtgggttgatgggaaatgtaaaacttttatatgtatatactATCACTGttttcccgtattgctatgcttccttttattattgaactgtagtttatttgctgcactctgatcttgcctatggtaaagagatggttatggttccatgatcgtaagcactgcttctagatccgtgggattttgGTGAATTGTCGTTATGCatttcgggtcacctacccaatcctcctagggggtggtttggggtgtgacaccctTGCACAGCAATCTCAAATTTTttaactttctccctcatctgtttctctctttcagtctTAGGGGGATTTTGTGGGGTTAAGGACTATAAATTCTTCCTTCTTTATCACAACCTTGGGTTGTACCCCGCGTATGGGCGTCACCCTAGGTTCTCTGGGGATTTGTACATTGTCTCCTCGAGACTGACTTTGCATTTCCTGAACCATCTATGTAACTAGATGCCTCATCTTAGTCATCTCTCTTCTCATGCTGaccatttcttgactcaaaacttCTTTCGAAGAACTGGCCTCTGGTGGATCCATGGTACTTGTAAGAGGAGGTGACCTTACTAGACTCTACCTCGCGGGACTAGAAGATGGGCTGGGATTTCTGTTGGATGAAGGGGATGGAGACTTGTGGAGGTTGGGCTGAGTTACTTGGCCGGCCTAATCGTCCCAAGCGGGCAACAAAGGGTTCTTTCATCAtggaattgtgccttgcaagggTAAAAGATTGCTTTAAGATTTTGGATGACAAACAAAttatcattcttcttcttttttatcttttttttttatttctttatatatgtatatatacatatctatgttctggtttacaaagcaaatatacaaaTAGTGGTTGGGTAGCATAACGATCCATTTCTGACCTCTTCGCTTCACCTCACTCGGGTAATTAGTGGTGGGGTCTCCACCAGACTTTAAAATGACCTGGGAACAACTCCCACAGCCTTATAGGTCGATATAATCTTACCCTAAATCCTTCCTTGTTCAATGGCTCCCAGAGATTGAATTAAGATCATCACGAAGAGGCTTTCTCGAGGATCTCCGGACGGTCTATCCTCAGTTAATGTAGAGTACCTTCCATTTTGGGATAACCAAAGCTCCATTATTGACATAATGTCCTCGGCGGTGTACCATTtttcgagggactatcgaggctacatttttttttgatacaccaTCCAGGATGATTATGTCGCTTTcatcgagggactatcgagggactatcgagggacaTCTGAGGGGTAAATGGAGCTCTTTCCCATGACGAGTAAACTACATTAAGGAGGATATACTGTAAAGAACCTCGTTTTCAGTCCCGAAGGGTTGCTACATTAGTTTGTGGCATATcttaatcatatatggtctaatttcctatatgatgcatgcaatgggtaggctaataggacagaaaaaggttacccttgatagaaccgatatacctatcgctcatgGTCGTGAATTGTCGGCACATGGTGCTTTTattatacctggagagtaggtcacatgatctcagagtaatcaaactagtgcccttttttaGTAGCAAAGTACCCTatggcacactagtgaataccctcgtcggtgattctaaactcgtacagtaaatatcaagggctgtggcTTCGCTGCGAATTACCCATATCTACATatggggtccaatgactaaccaCAAGGCTGTGTGTTTccatgaagtgttgtgtgtgtgtgatagtGGTAGTGGAACCGGGGATCATCTGATCTCAGAGTATTTAGTATGATttgccccacctccccgggggtagaggcacaacaagGAGTACCCTCGTCATTTGACTTCATTTcgaacatgatgcatgatgtagttagtacacaaaaggggttagccaaacatgttatcaatcaataatgcagaaggaagaatattATTACGTTccgcatctagtattgaaagcttgaccatcattCCCTAGCAAAGTCGCTACTATGAGGATCTGTTCTTTTTCGGGAACTATGTGCATTTCGACGATGCTTAGTTCAGACAGGGGTTGGGTTATGCTcatcggttggagagagaaggaatgtaTCTTCTCGAAGGTTATGATTTaacaggggatgggggtcatacaattaaatgaaatggagtcgctacctaggattagggcctaggacccattggtgtagccctgggAAGTGTTGGTAAATCACTTCCCTCCCCAATCATTGGTTTTGATGttaacaaacaaacatgtttgAAGATGGACATCAAGCCAAGAAGCACAGAACCAAAGAATCAAATAACTTGGATGATCAAGGATGCTGAAAAGTCATGCGAAGCTTCATCAATAGGTAGATCTAAacaagatcttttgaagattgaagaacatctttgaAGGTGTCAAGATGAAGCTCGATGACCGAAGACTTATACCTTTAGGGACACACCACTTACGCACAATTTATTGCATGATATTCTTAATGAAATTTGCATTGCATACATCATACattttagagaccttaggaggctagattatatactataatatagCCTTAGCATTAATAGGGTTTAATATGTGTAAGTACCCATAAGAAATATTGCCAAAAATACCCTGTTTGTGAACCAATTTTagaaccggtcgaccggttgaTCTTTACACAGATCGATCACTGGTCATAGTAGCTGAAGTGGGATGTACTAGTTGTGGAACCGGTCGCCCAACACCAATCGGTTCCACAATCGGTCAATCAGGTTGGTGCAATTTGACTCCAACGGCCATGTTTTGCAACAACTCTCTTAAAGAGGTCGACTGGCACACAAAGTGGTCGACCGATTTGACTAAAAACTAGTCGTTTTTAATCCGTTGTGACTCAAACCCACTCTAGACTTTTTGTATATATAGAGCAGCTTCTTAGCTCTATATACAACACTTAAAACCCCTCAAGTACGAGCCATTAAAGACTTGTTTGTGTGAGTTTCAAATCAAGTGAGAGCTATATTCAAGCATCAATCTCAAGCTCTCCTTATTGAAGTTAAGCCATCTCTTATAAACACATTCAGAGAGAACTTCAACACATCAAAGACCTTCTCAATATTTATATTCAAGCATTATCATCTTGAAGGCACTTCATTAAGCATTCATGTACACATCATTCTTCACTTGCAAGGAATACATGTCACATTCCTTGCCTATATAatccttatcttttatctttcaattgtttatgcttttaagttaaGAAAGCATTTTCACATTAATCTAGACTATACTTAGATTAGTgtgtaggatcctcttatcctatgaaaaagagttaggatcctcttatcctatgaaaaagagttaggatcctcttatcctgtgaaaaagagctagaatcctcttatcctgttaaaaagattgtaaatatgttcttcccacctactgtactgaaaggaagctactagtggaattctcttaaggttgagaggagtggatgtaggcttagTGTAGgcgaaccactataaatattGTGTCTTCCTTTTTTCGCATTATTTTTGTTTGCTATTTTGCTTTAAACACTTAATTGGAAGACAAATCGAAAAAGGTtaaaaattcactagtgataacctattcacccccctctaggttatctcacaattggtatcagagcagaagCTCAATACACAGAGACTAAAGATCCATGACAGCACACCACAATGCACTCAAAGGACTATATGTCTCAAGACCTCCACTGTTTAATGGTGATAATTTTGCATATTGGAGAATTAGATTTAAGAACTTTACATGTGTACATAACTTAGATATCTGGCATgttattgaaaatggaccatATATTTTCACTAAGAAGGTAGGTGATGAGAATGTACCCAAAACCACTGATGAACTATCTCcaattgaaaaggaaaaaattcaaCACAACTTTAAAGCTATTACCTTTTTGCAATACGCATTAAGCGAATCTGAATTTGATAAAATAACCATGTGTGAGTCTGCCAAAGAGATTTAGGATACTCTTGTCGTTTTCTATGAAGAAACAACACAagtgaaagaataaaaaattgataaatttgtgactgaatatgaattatttaagaTGTTAGAAAATAAAACCATTGCTAATATGTTTTTGAGATTTACTAACATCAtaaacaagttgaagggcttagggAAGACCTACACCAAGTTCAAAAATGTGAGAAAGATTCTCAGGTCACTTCCTCCAAAATGGAGACCTAAGGTTACAGCtataaaagaatcaaagaatctcAACATAGTCCGCATGGATGAGCTTATTGGATCTCTCCTAACTCATGAAGTTGAGTTAAATGAAGATGACAAGTGGACAGAAACGAAAGAGCCAAAGAGAAAGACTATTATTGCACTCAAAGCTGCAAACTCTTCTAATGATGAAAGCGATGAAGACGAAAATCTGAGTATATCAGAAAAGGAGATGTCTCTAATCACTAAGAACTTTCAAAAATTCctcaaaaggaaaggaagaaagttCTTCAACAAGAGACAGACATCAAGAGAGAATAAAGGTAAATACATCTCTATGGATAAACCTTCTTTTTCTAACAGAAAAGAAATAGTTTGTTATGAATGCAGAAAGCCTGGCCACTTCAAAACTGAGTGTCCAAAGGGtcaagataagaagaaagccTATGTCAGTAAAATATCATGGGATTCAAATGAAGAACCAGAAGAAGATCAATCCGAAGAAGAAACCACAAATCTAGCTCTGATGGCtcatgaaagagaaaatgaattaGAGGTAAATTCTGACTTTTTTAGTTCAAACTCTATAAATAGAAATTCatttgatgatattgatacaaatGATATAGATGAAGAGGATATAGAAAGAGGCTTTGAAGCTCTTTATAAGGCAAGCCAAAAGCTTGAGGCTTCTAACTCTACATTAAAGAAAGAAGTTATTAGTCTTCATAACAAGGTAGATAATTTACATGATTATATTGctaagcttgaagaagaaaaggaaaatttgaagTCCGCTTTGATCACCTTTACCAAAGGGCAAAAATCCTTAGATGCTCTTCTTGGTACACCACAAAAGACCCCTCTTGATAAGGAAGGTTTAGGCCATGATGAGAAAATCCCACAATAAGCCAAAGGAAAGAGTAAGATAGTACATCCaaaagaagcaaaccaaggTCAAATTCTCAAGTACCCTCTTCTAGAAAcctaagaagaaagcaaaattATGGAAAACCAAAGAATCATGCCTTCCAATATACCTATCACAAAAGGTATAGGTCCCAAAGGGAATTTGTCAAACCTTGCccttgactgactggaatcttgactgaaggacaggaacccctgacatggcatcaaagcacactgtggagtatcactccagtgattgaatttgatgaagaaactcTATGGacgtcttcctacatacctgtcagaagatggactgttgatccttgcagttgcatATCCCACAgtataatgtactgcttggactctaggtattctctctcctccccataaatatgggacccacctctgaaaataggtgtaaaagaCCTTGAGTGACATGAGGGTGCAAGGTCCTAACCCTGAGTCAAACtcctgtgcaagcccatagagaatcagccttgctgaaatctctacgcgatgtagacatcacccagagacatcgcccagagtgggaaaatgcagttTTTCCATAACTTGATCTGTGGgaaccacccatattggacatggacaccccccataggttgagggaagtctgagggaccacctcatacccttggatcactgtggaccccacctgagtgcccagaatgactgagaatgcagcaaaaaatgcattttcaaaaagggccttaacaactaaacagaccctagttatgggctgggctataaatagaggtgccttaggctcattttgagCTTTGGTTACTGTTGAAAtcgtggagggaaggagaagaaagaaaagagagaaaagagaaggagaagaagaagaaaagagaagtagAAGGGGGAGGAGGTCTCACCTTGCATCTGCATCCATTCCCAGTTGTGTTCAGGTATAAATCTAAACTTATTTCCACTGCTTTGATGTTGCTACTAATTCTTATCCATGGATATCTGTGTTCTTAAAGCCTTTCTGGCCattggtagcccagaacagTTGGGAGCTGCCGAGGACCATCttagatctaccatgcaagcatgatgcatggaagatctgagtattTTATGGTGTTTTGCAGATCTGTTTTACATTTGGAACCGAAACATGGGTTGTGCCAGGCAGCACTGCCCTGTTACACAAAGAACTGGGCAATTTGGGGCCCAAATTATGTGTCCTGGCTGcatgaaacctaaccctaggttgtAGCAGCCTTGGATCATAGTAATAAACATGAATCCACCTTGCATGCAACCAAAACCATGTTTTACAACTAACGATAtgttgggttactattcactaggctgtctaggcagctcctggtagccaagtggtgggcccaagtgaaaatccacatggaccagtgtcaaaccctgctcctgactggctggaattttgactgaagaacaggaacccctgaccaggcaagcAAGAACACTGTAGACTATTACtctagtgatttggattgatgaagaaaccctgtgtggatcatcctacatgcctgttagtagatggatcactgacccttatTGCTGtacagctcatagcattatgtctggcctggactccaggtaatctctctcctctccataataGTAGGACCCACCtttggaaaagtgtgtaaaaacccctaaatgacatgtggggacaatgccttggccaagggtcaaacccctgtgcaaaacccactgagattcagccttgctgaaatcattggttgatgcactgggcgatgcaggcaACTCCCAGAGACATCGTCTAGTGTGCAAAATAGTATATTAAATTggtttttaattgtggggaccacctataatggacatgggcaccctccatagatagaggggagtctgagggaccacctcatacccttggttcactatggaccccaccagtgtgcccaaaatctttgtgaatcagtttaaaaactcattttcaaaagggccttagcagccaaatagaccctagtatgggctgggccaATAAATAGGTGAAccatgggctcatttagagttcTTATTACTATTCAAAtcatgggagagaaagaagagagaaaagagaggaagaaggagaagaaggaagagaaggagggatTTGAgtggcagccttgcatccaagcttGGATCGAGCCTTCTCAGACCTAGGCAGGTATAAACAATATTGCTCCTACCTGCTGCTACCTTTAAATTCATATATTTGATAGTGTATcagctctctggcagcccagaacagttgggaactgcctagaactgctccagatctaccatgtaAATGtaaagcatggaagatctgagatttttgagtAAAATTACAAGGCTGTTATGCTGGTCTTGGAGCCGAAAGCTGgttgtgcatagctgcactgccagatgctcagtTATTTGACCGATTGGAGCCCTAGATGCAAACCctgactgcatgggaccaagccctaggtagtagcagccttgaatcatCATTTCACATCTATttacagccttgcatgtgaccaaaaTCAAGATCTGTTGCTAtggaaaaccctgtgacactattcactgggctgtttgggcagcctttgccagccaagtggtgggcccaatggaGAATTCATATGGACCAAaaaagatcacccctggggttacctaacaccctaacatgcataggaagatgttttggtcactgcccataacACAGCAACCTAGGGATCTCAGCCAAATCGCGGTTTGAAGACTTTAGGCGATGCaatgggcgatgcacccaacgcccagagccatcgcccagtgagtgaaacactgTTGTTTTGGTATTCtaacttgggggacctcacccaatggtcatggtactatgtgggagggtggaaaatgacctaaaagctcctctccacatctgtccacagGAAGGGAATGcttaggaacccaagtgggccccgcaggtgatggaaacctTGCCTGTGCTTAGTCCTACAGCATTGCCAAGTTGAAGACAGCATtgtaagcctattatgacctagggtcaagtactaacactgagaatgaccattttacccctagaccaccatctctggatgatgcatcgggacatagacctaagacccagtgcaaggcccagagaattccaagtgaaaaccaactgaacatcgggtcaacccagtgagctcaggttaaccctaggacccttagagatagattggaatattaaaatgacaacttctgatttatatctaggatttgatcccgcgctcgaggcctataaCTAGACTgtagttggaactgaatttgcgaTCGAGTTCcaagaaccaaacccaggtgagtgaaatattattgtgtatgtacatgtaactaTGATGCTATGCCCGCAATTAAAATTCATATTacaaatgctgtgttatttaattctgttcaattactcaaattactaccaATGATTGTCTgctgatcaacactgtgaatattatctgatgattgtgaatgttagactagatgccgtagtcggcttggaaatgaggcctgtggtagcccgtagtatgggatgtgaTTGataccacctgactcatacgatgccatatagacatggggttagagtttcatcactcgtgctacgcaaccttgccaataggggttaaggtgttggatgcctgtgagggtaaccgtatgtgtatatgagaaaagaaatgaaatgaaatgaaaagaaatgtgtttgcaccggaatggtgaatatgggctataagccagaaaagaaaagaaaagagaaaagtgatggatttccctacaggttaatcacagatggctggtcgggctgaccttggtaaacgaatgcgggagttgattggtcctctccgacaactcaatgggtgtatcgcgggaagaggtaaccaagcccgcaccagggatacatgtattggggattgtagtagcactgacctgacttagttgtattgctaggtggctaataattaatctagacttgcatatcatgtaggatcatgtggattgtggttgcacgtgcatgcatgatgatatgttttgctcacgagctcagtggggctcacactcttttATACAtctttttcttagatgattttgcagatcaatgccactatggcatggaggttcattatgaggaggagagccctggctattatgatgatattggtgtggaccccgacgaaggtcatgccaatgatgcgtgcattctcggtggtcattgatgaagatcgttgaagagtgcacttgatgctttttatcttggggactcctttttgctttttttaggagtttatccccattctgtaTGTGGTTCTGCaatagtttttcttactttctttttggggttgtgTCAGCTCtacctgtatatatttatgtatgtattttctttggctttgtttcttgtcagctttacttctcagtttgtgggtagtttgggaaatgtatctgaacaaacatatgtatgtatatatattatcatcatttcccgtactgctacgctttctctttgttaCTGTAATTGTAGTTAttttgcagcactctgatcttgcttatggtaaagtgatgaatgtgggcccatgaatgtaataactgcttctagatccgtgggatttggcggattgccgttacgcaatttaggtcacctacctaatcctcccaaggggtggtttggggtgtgacaaccaGTGCACagtatacccctgggggtccaagatgaccaacatgcatggggagaggatccatgcactgcccatggcctgcaaccttggaatctcagcctgattctggttttacaatctctgggcgatgcagacatcacccagagacatcgcccagtgaataaAATTTCACTGTAATGTTGATCTGACTTGGGaatcttcacccatggaccataAATCTGTGTTGGAAGggggaaaatgaccaaaatgaccctccccacatttgtccacatgtatgaatgccttgggtacccaagtgggccccgcaggacttggaaaccctgtctgtgttggtcctgcagcactgtcaagttggggactgtaTTGTGAGACTAATGTAACCTAGAAACACGTACCACtatgataaatgaccattctgcccctagaccacaaactctagatgatgcaccgggacataggcctaaggcccagtgcaaggcccagagatttccaagtgatgaccaactgtacactgagtcaacccagtgagcttagatcaaccctaggacatccaaaaccAGTTCAGAATGTTAAATGACATACtcctgatttatatctaggatttgatcccgcactcgaggcctatagccagactgcagccagaactgaaactgcaactgaatttctagaaccagacctaagtgagtgaaatattatcgtgtatacatgtgtaacaatattattatgccgacaattaaattcttcaattatattgcttgttacttaatcaaattcaatttctcaaatattacacatcgtgtgactgttgatcaactctgcttgaatttatcatgatgactgtgaatgttagactagatgtcgtagttgccttggaaatgattttggtggtagcccgtagtatgggacacggttgacaccgcccgactcatacgatgccatatagacatggggctagagtttcatcacccgtgctacgcacccttgccaacagaggttaaggtgttggatgactgtgaggactaccataaaagcTCAGGCGTTTACACCGAGAAGCCTCAGcatagttgggatgccccagagtaaatatgccgggaagcctcgggctacaagcttgggtaGCACAAATAGGTGAATcttggctatatgccacataaagtgtatcctcgaattacatgttgggaagcaccgaaaggtgagattatattgagtcgattacctcacaagttcaatctagagggccggtcgggctgacctgggtagggagatccTGGAGCCGGCTGGTTATCTTCgataacttaatgggtgtatcacgggaaagggtaaccaagcccacaccagggatacatgtattggggattgtagtagcactgacatgacttagttgtattattaggtggctaataaataatctggacttgcatatcatgcaggatcatgtggaatgtggttgcatgtgcatgcatgatgatatgttttggtcatgagctcagtggggctcacactctattatatatgcttttcttctagatgattctgcaggtggatgacGCTGTGGCATGGTGGCTTATTACGAGGAGGAGTGCCCttatgattatgatgctattggtgtggaccccgacggagatCGTACCAATGATGtgagcattctcagtggttattgatgaagaccagtgaggggcgcttctgatgctttttgtcttggggactcctttttgcttttgataggagtttatccccgtccttGGTTCTGTCTTAgtcttttctttgctttttggggttgagttatcttgccctgtatatatatgtatttccttttgacTTATGTGTATGTCagcttttcttttcaatttgtgggtgtactggggaatgtatcaaactCACTTATGTATAGATATCATCaacattcccgtatcgctatgttTTATCtgttattattataattgtaatTTATCTATAGCACTCTGGTCTTACTTaaagtaatgtgatgaatgtgggaccatgaatgtattaactgcttctagatccgtgggatttagcggattaccgttatgcaattcaggtcacctacctgatcctcccagggggtggtttggggtgtgatagaatTTGTTCCCCAAA
This window encodes:
- the LOC122650671 gene encoding uncharacterized protein LOC122650671 — encoded protein: MFLRFTNIINKLKGLGKTYTKFKNVRKILRSLPPKWRPKVTAIKESKNLNIVRMDELIGSLLTHEVELNEDDKWTETKEPKRKTIIALKAANSSNDESDEDENLSISEKEMSLITKNFQKFLKRKGRKFFNKRQTSRENKGKYISMDKPSFSNRKEIVCYECRKPGHFKTECPKGQDKKKAYVSKISWDSNEEPEEDQSEEETTNLALMAHERENELEVNSDFFSSNSINRNSFDDIDTNDIDEEDIERGFEALYKASQKLEASNSTLKKEVISLHNKVDNLHDYIAKLEEEKENLKSALITFTKGQKSLDALLGTPQKTPLDKEGLGHDEKIPQ